A region from the Acomys russatus chromosome 22, mAcoRus1.1, whole genome shotgun sequence genome encodes:
- the Psapl1 gene encoding proactivator polypeptide-like 1, whose protein sequence is MLCALILLSGLLGATMASPISGPQECAKGSGVWCQDLQAATRCQAVRYCQNAVWNKPTSRSLACGVCQDVAAAAGNGMNPDATESDILATVMKTCEWLPSQESSAKCKWMVDNYSSDVLGMLSRTSGTALAPVCTALTLCETLQRHLGTATSESSLTPEDATEVIAPFLSNGALSFHPPQMPGGAVCHDCVQLISRLQDTLESNLTLAEVTVQNQCESLGPGLADLCKNYLHQQFVPAKQALQALPPQEVCRKGGFCEEQREPAHRLAQVAAVDGVPSLELELPRKNEMQMQLGLTCDVCLNVIQEMDKWLKTNSTEALITHTLERVCSIMPSSLVQQCVTLVDSYSPSLVELVSRVTPEKVCDTIGLCRSKRQARSISKAEATTPSLLMDEENQGTFCQGCKRLLDVSSQNLDRKSTKRDILNAFKGGCRILPLPYLLQCHRFVAEYEPVLLDSLRFMMDPTDLCKKMGACHGPKDPLIGTDQCVMGPSFWCKSQEAAEMCDALEHCQRLVWKKPGNKNNKQP, encoded by the coding sequence ATGCTGTGTGCTCTGATTCTCTTGTCTGGTCTCCTTGgggccaccatggccagcccCATCTCGGGCCCCCAGGAGTGTGCCAAGGGCTCAGGAGTATGGTGTCAGGACCTACAGGCAGCTACAAGGTGTCAGGCCGTGAGGTACTGCCAGAATGCTGTCTGGAACAAGCCCACATCCAGGTCCCTGGCCTGCGGTGTGTGCCAGGATGTGGCTGCCGCTGCTGGTAATGGGATGAATCCAGATGCTACAGAGTCGGACATTTTGGCAACAGTAATGAAGACCTGTGAGTGGCTTCCGAGCCAGGAGTCTTCAGCTAAGTGTAAGTGGATGGTGGACAACTACAGCTCAGATGTCCTGGGAATGCTCAGCAGAACCTCAGGCACTGCCCTGGCTCCGGTATGTACTGCACTCACCCTCTGTGAGACACTACAGAGGCACCTAGGCACAGCCACTTCTGAGAGTTCGCTAACTCCAGAGGACGCAACTGAGGTGATAGCTCCATTCTTATCCAATGGGGCCCTGAGTTTCCACCCACCACAGATGCCCGGGGGTGCCGTGTGCCATGACTGTGTCCAGCTGATCTCCCGGCTCCAGGACACCCTAGAGTCTAACTTGACCTTGGCAGAGGTAACTGTCCAGAATCAGTGTGAGTCCCTAGGGCCTGGCCTGGCTGACCTCTGCAAGAACTACCTCCACCAGCAATTTGTCCCTGCTAAGCAAGCGCTGCAGGCTCTGCCCCCACAGGAGGTCTGCAGGAAGGGGGGCTTCtgtgaggaacagagagagcCTGCCCACCGGCTGGCTCAAGTGGCCGCTGTGGACGGAGTCCcctctctggagctggaattgccGCGGAAGAATGAGATGCAGATGCAGTTGGGCCTGACCTGTGATGTGTGTTTGAATGTAATCCAGGAGATGGACAAGTGGCTCAAGACCAACAGCACAGAAGCTCTCATCACCCACACCCTGGAGCGAGTGTGCTCCATAATGCCCAGTTCTCTGGTCCAGCAGTGCGTCACCCTGGTGGACTCCTACAGCCCCAGCTTGGTGGAGCTCGTGAGCAGAGTCACCCCAGAGAAAGTGTGCGACACCATCGGGCTGTGTCGTAGCAAAAGGCAGGCAAGGTCCATCTCCAAGGCTGAGGCAACCACACCATCCCTGCTGATGGATGAGGAAAACCAGGGCACCTTCTGCCAGGGATGCAAAAGGCTGCTGGACGTGTCTTCCCAGAATCTGGACCGCAAGAGCACCAAGCGGGACATCCTGAATGCCTTCAAAGGTGGCTGCCGAATCCTGCCATTGCCTTACCTGCTGCAGTGCCACCGTTTCGTCGCGGAGTATGAACCCGTGCTCCTAGACAGCCTCAGGTTCATGATGGACCCCACAGACCTGTGCAAGAAGATGGGGGCCTGTCACGGCCCCAAGGATCCACTGATAGGCACGGATCAGTGCGTCATGGGCCCCAGCTTTTGGTGCAAGAGCCAAGAGGCTGCCGAGATGTGTGATGCCTTGGAGCACTGCCAGCGCCTTGTGTGGAAAAAGCCaggcaacaaaaacaacaagcagCCATGA